A single window of Phoenix dactylifera cultivar Barhee BC4 unplaced genomic scaffold, palm_55x_up_171113_PBpolish2nd_filt_p 000315F, whole genome shotgun sequence DNA harbors:
- the LOC103718446 gene encoding pentatricopeptide repeat-containing protein At5g48730, chloroplastic isoform X1 encodes MAAAPPPLSTSHRCIAPNPFPLSRYPCSATTNRDYIYTKSKEEVKKNKKKKHPGATVVAAAAARSHSERTSSSSGGDEEKARERREEVSRRIASKKAISVILRREAAKAIIEKKGGSTNSKKLLPRTVLEALHERITTLRWESALKVFELLREQLWYRPNIGIYIKLIVMLGKCKQPEKAHALFQTMVDEGCIINHESYTALISAYSRSGLFDQAFSLLNKMKITEGCHPDVQTYSILIKSCLQVFAFDKVQILLSDMESMGIRPNTITYNTLIDAYGKAGRRFWEMESTLMEMLSNHDCKPDVWTMNATLRAFGGSGQIETMEKCYDKFQNSGISPNIKTFNILLDSYGKARKYEKMGAVMEYMQKYYFSWSVVTYNVVIDAFGRAGDLKQMEYIFRLMKSERIKPNCVTLCSLVRAYGRAGDLDKIKALLRFIENLDVMLDTVFFNCLIDAYGRAGYLAEMRGVLEMMKTRGCTPDKITYSTMIKAYLSRGIDNHHVQDLRNISRVQTATLVDDATLQA; translated from the exons ATGGCTGCTGCTCCTCCACCCCTCTCAACATCCCACCGCTGCATCGCCCCAAATCCCTTCCCCCTTTCTCGTTATCCTTGTTCTGCTACCACTAATCGTGATTACATTTATACGAAGAGCAAGGAGGAGgtaaagaagaacaagaagaagaagcatcCCGGCGCGACTGTTGTCGCAGCGGCTGCAGCGCGGTCCCATTCCGAGAGGACGAGCAGCAGCAGTGGCGGCGACGAGGAGAAggcgagggagaggagggaggaggtgaGCCGTAGGATCGCCTCCAAGAAGGCGATCTCCGTCATCTTGAGAAGGGAGGCTGCTAAAGCTATCATCGAGAAGAAAGGGGGCTCAACCAATTCCAAGAAGCTTCTCCCACGCACTGTCCTCGAGGCCCTCCACGAGAGGATCACCACCCTCCGTTGGGAATCCGCCCTCaag GTGTTCGAACTACTCCGTGAGCAGCTTTGGTACAGGCCCAACATTGGCATATATATTAAACTCATTGTCATGCTTGGAAAATGCAAACAGCCTGAAAAGGCCCATGCACTCTTCCAAACCATGGTTGATGAAGGTTGCATCATAAACCATGAATCATACACTGCCCTCATTTCAGCATACAGTAGGAGTGGCCTCTTTGACCAAGCATTCTCTCTGCTCAACAAGATGAAAATTACTGAGGGCTGCCATCCTGATGTCCAGACATATTCCATTCTCATCAAGTCTTGTTTGCAAGTCTTTGCATTTGACAAAGTTCAGATTCTGCTTTCTGATATGGAGAGCATGGGGATAAGGCCTAACACCATCACATACAACACACTAATTGATGCTTATGGAAAAGCAGGCAG AAGGTTTTGGGAGATGGAGTCAACACTCATGGAAATGCTCTCTAACCATGATTGCAAACCTGATGTATGGACTATGAATGCTACTCTCCGAGCCTTTGGTGGTAGCGGGCAAATTGAGACAATGGAGAAGTGCTATGACAAGTTCCAAAACTCTGGCATTTCCCCCAACATCAAAACCTTCAACATACTTCTAGATTCCTATGGCAAAGCTAGGAAGTATGAAAAGATGGGTGCTGTGATGGAATACATGCAGAAGTACTACTTCTCCTGGTCGGTGGTTACTTATAACGTGGTTATTGATGCATTTGGGAGGGCAGGAGACCTGAAGCAGATGGAGTATATCTTTAGATTGATGAAGTCTGAAAGGATCAAGCCCAATTGTGTTACACTCTGTTCACTTGTTAGAGCTTATGGAAGGGCAGGGGATCTGGATAAAATAAAAGCACTACTAAGATTTATTGAGAACTTGGATGTGATGTTAGATACTGTGTTCTTCAACTGCTTGATCGATGCATATGGGAGGGCTGGGTACTTGGCAGAGATGAGGGGGGTGCTGGAAATGATGAAGACACGAGGCTGTACACCAGACAAGATAACTTACAGCACCATGATTAAGGCTTATCTCAGCAGAGGGATTGATAATCATCATGTTCAGGATCTTCGCAATATCAGCAGAGTACAGACTGCCACACTGGTGGACGATGCTACTTTACAAGCTTGA
- the LOC103718446 gene encoding pentatricopeptide repeat-containing protein At5g48730, chloroplastic isoform X2, which yields MAAAPPPLSTSHRCIAPNPFPLSRYPCSATTNRDYIYTKSKEEVKKNKKKKHPGATVVAAAAARSHSERTSSSSGGDEEKARERREEVSRRIASKKAISVILRREAAKAIIEKKGGSTNSKKLLPRTVLEALHERITTLRWESALKVFELLREQLWYRPNIGIYIKLIVMLGKCKQPEKAHALFQTMVDEGCIINHESYTALISAYSRSGLFDQAFSLLNKMKITEGCHPDVQTYSILIKSCLQVFAFDKVQILLSDMESMGIRPNTITYNTLIDAYGKAGRFWEMESTLMEMLSNHDCKPDVWTMNATLRAFGGSGQIETMEKCYDKFQNSGISPNIKTFNILLDSYGKARKYEKMGAVMEYMQKYYFSWSVVTYNVVIDAFGRAGDLKQMEYIFRLMKSERIKPNCVTLCSLVRAYGRAGDLDKIKALLRFIENLDVMLDTVFFNCLIDAYGRAGYLAEMRGVLEMMKTRGCTPDKITYSTMIKAYLSRGIDNHHVQDLRNISRVQTATLVDDATLQA from the exons ATGGCTGCTGCTCCTCCACCCCTCTCAACATCCCACCGCTGCATCGCCCCAAATCCCTTCCCCCTTTCTCGTTATCCTTGTTCTGCTACCACTAATCGTGATTACATTTATACGAAGAGCAAGGAGGAGgtaaagaagaacaagaagaagaagcatcCCGGCGCGACTGTTGTCGCAGCGGCTGCAGCGCGGTCCCATTCCGAGAGGACGAGCAGCAGCAGTGGCGGCGACGAGGAGAAggcgagggagaggagggaggaggtgaGCCGTAGGATCGCCTCCAAGAAGGCGATCTCCGTCATCTTGAGAAGGGAGGCTGCTAAAGCTATCATCGAGAAGAAAGGGGGCTCAACCAATTCCAAGAAGCTTCTCCCACGCACTGTCCTCGAGGCCCTCCACGAGAGGATCACCACCCTCCGTTGGGAATCCGCCCTCaag GTGTTCGAACTACTCCGTGAGCAGCTTTGGTACAGGCCCAACATTGGCATATATATTAAACTCATTGTCATGCTTGGAAAATGCAAACAGCCTGAAAAGGCCCATGCACTCTTCCAAACCATGGTTGATGAAGGTTGCATCATAAACCATGAATCATACACTGCCCTCATTTCAGCATACAGTAGGAGTGGCCTCTTTGACCAAGCATTCTCTCTGCTCAACAAGATGAAAATTACTGAGGGCTGCCATCCTGATGTCCAGACATATTCCATTCTCATCAAGTCTTGTTTGCAAGTCTTTGCATTTGACAAAGTTCAGATTCTGCTTTCTGATATGGAGAGCATGGGGATAAGGCCTAACACCATCACATACAACACACTAATTGATGCTTATGGAAAAGCAGGCAG GTTTTGGGAGATGGAGTCAACACTCATGGAAATGCTCTCTAACCATGATTGCAAACCTGATGTATGGACTATGAATGCTACTCTCCGAGCCTTTGGTGGTAGCGGGCAAATTGAGACAATGGAGAAGTGCTATGACAAGTTCCAAAACTCTGGCATTTCCCCCAACATCAAAACCTTCAACATACTTCTAGATTCCTATGGCAAAGCTAGGAAGTATGAAAAGATGGGTGCTGTGATGGAATACATGCAGAAGTACTACTTCTCCTGGTCGGTGGTTACTTATAACGTGGTTATTGATGCATTTGGGAGGGCAGGAGACCTGAAGCAGATGGAGTATATCTTTAGATTGATGAAGTCTGAAAGGATCAAGCCCAATTGTGTTACACTCTGTTCACTTGTTAGAGCTTATGGAAGGGCAGGGGATCTGGATAAAATAAAAGCACTACTAAGATTTATTGAGAACTTGGATGTGATGTTAGATACTGTGTTCTTCAACTGCTTGATCGATGCATATGGGAGGGCTGGGTACTTGGCAGAGATGAGGGGGGTGCTGGAAATGATGAAGACACGAGGCTGTACACCAGACAAGATAACTTACAGCACCATGATTAAGGCTTATCTCAGCAGAGGGATTGATAATCATCATGTTCAGGATCTTCGCAATATCAGCAGAGTACAGACTGCCACACTGGTGGACGATGCTACTTTACAAGCTTGA